From Arachis stenosperma cultivar V10309 chromosome 2, arast.V10309.gnm1.PFL2, whole genome shotgun sequence, one genomic window encodes:
- the LOC130963378 gene encoding uncharacterized protein LOC130963378: MDGEKSFVALVHCSGKIQKSKRHGVKFTDRESLSIFIRSSSTLAEIKLSILRKHGACGTKWVKKLFYKIPIAVVSAGVRYEIFVIGSDEDLQVLFHYRRSFSEVRIPKLLAKLEDGVDSSGASAPNPQSTTVGGASTSMPVVAAAIMIPDPQHVTAVHPGVPPVVLNFEFEAGPNRVENAMRDNDSDDEPVAIGGDSDDDIPSGTPTPHGASGSGTQQYLPHLSSLNLKAIGQHQNVEAIFVGQGMHDANPLTEFQIGQSFQSKEEIVLSVKDYSIWREIEYRVMQSDHLKYQGICKEFGNGCTWLICITLQKRKSTWKVSWYNGPHTCMATSISSDHKQLNYHVISVRIFPLVRADASVTIKVLQEATEATYGFRPSYNKVWLTKQKAVAHIYGDWEESYSDLPRWILGVTSTMDGSVALLKTSPVRVGDQVDESRVYFHRMFWTFPPCIEAFRHCKPLVSIGETHLYDKYGGTLLLAISQDGNSNILPVLHLWRGKMQSLGSAYICELGSGI, translated from the coding sequence ATGGATGGTGAGAAAAGTTTTGTGGCTCTAGTCCACTGCTCTGGAAAAAttcaaaagagcaaaaggcATGGTGTGAAATTTACGGATAGAGAATCGCTTAGTATTTTTATTCGGTCTTCGAGTACGTTGGCAGAGATTAAGCTCAGCATATTACGGAAGCATGGTGCGTGTGGGACGAAGTGggtaaaaaagttattttacaAGATTCCCATTGCCGTTGTGTCAGCTGGTGTGAGATATGAGATCTTTGTGATAGGGTCCGATGAAGACCTGCAGGTCTTGTTTCACTACAGGCGTAGTTTTTCGGAGGTGAGAATACCGAAGCTGCTTGCGAAGTTGGAAGATGGTGTCGACAGTTCTGGGGCATCGGCACCGAATCCTCAATCGACGACGGTGGGTGGTGCCTCGACATCGATGCCTGTGGTAGCAGCCGCAATTATGATTCCTGATCCTCAACATGTTACGGCTGTTCATCCTGGTGTGCCTCCTGTTGTGcttaattttgaatttgagGCCGGACCGAATCGAGTTGAGAATGCAATGCGGGACAATGATTCGGATGACGAGCCGGTCGCAATTGGTGGGGACAGTGATGATGATATTCCGAGCGGTACACCTACACCCCATGGAGCTTCCGGTTCTGGCACACAACAGTATCTTCCGCACCTGTCATCGTTGAACTTGAAAGCCATTGGCCAACACCAGAATGTAGAGGCAATCTTCGTGGGTCAGGGTATGCATGATGCGAATCCTTTGACGGAATTTCAGATTGGCCAATCATTCCAGAGTAAGGAAGAAATTGTGCTGAGTGTAAAAGATTACAGCATTTGGCGTGAAATTGAGTACAGAGTTATGCAGTCAGACCATCTGAAATACCAAGGGATATGCAAGGAGTTTGGTAACGGGTGCACGTGGTTGATTTGTATCACGCTGCAAAAACGGAAGAGCACATGGAAAGTTAGTTGGTACAACGGACCACACACTTGTATGGCCACGTCGATATCGAGCGACCACAAACAGCTTAATTATCATGTCATTTCTGTGAGGATCTTTCCATTGGTTAGAGCTGATGCGTCGGTTACGATTAAGGTGCTGCAAGAGGCAACAGAGGCAACATATGGTTTCAGGCCTAGTTATAACAAGGTGTGGTTGACGAAGCAGAAGGCAGTAGCACATATCTATGGCGACTGGGAGGAGTCCTATAGTGATCTGCCCCGCTGGATCCTTGGGGTCACATCCACCATGGACGGTTCCGTTGCTCTGCTGAAGACCTCGCCGGTTAGAGTGGGTGATCAGGTTGATGAATCTAGAGTCTACTTTCATCGCATGTTCTGGACATTCCCTCCATGTATTGAGGCATTCCGACACTGTAAGCCGCTTGTCAGTATTGGCGAAACACACCTGTATGACAAGTATGGAGGGACGTTGTTGTTGGCGATTTCTCAAGATGGAAACTCGAATATATTGCCTGTTTTGCACTTATGGAGGGGAAAAATGCAAAGTCTTGGTTCAGCATACATCTGTGAACTGGGCTCAGGAATCTGA
- the LOC130963380 gene encoding uncharacterized protein LOC130963380, protein MADVPPPSPSELLRMVTELQQANQRMAEDNQRMQNQIAQLVQARLEHNDNNHENNERTHVSETPQTDNEGDHHDEEGQPDNEDERPDNSTGPFTADIMNFQLPRQFTLPSTLTPYDGLGDPKQHVKKFRSIMIVNGASDPILCRCFPSFLDGPALDWFCSLPADSISRFQELAAQFEDHFAASAIYLHDSDYLTTIKQGPQESLKDYITRFTKIAMRIPDLHPEVHLHAIKSGLRPGKFQETIAVTKPKTLAEFREKAKGQIDVEELRLARRSEKSAINKEDDKSRESKKPFKPVPRYDSYTQFNTKRDDIIKEILNSKLIKPPRKAGNYPEPKGLDRSKYCTFHQKHGHTTDECIIAKDLLERLARQGHLDKFISGHIQKNTPAPDTSTANTSAKGKEKAPSQPRGVINCISGGYAGGGHTSSARKHTYRAMLTVADGINDSQPLIDVPEVTFRPTDFNGVSSNLDDPVVISIQLGDLIVKKVLLDLGSSADVLFHTTFEKMKLSSNILQPYFGDLVGFSGERVPVLGSVWLQTTLGEQQLHKTQDIQYLVVDCFSPYNIILGRPFLNKFAAIVSTIHLCVKFPVQDNLVGTVHGDLQEARQCYNMSLKPPKRLGRQQVNSIKSEPITSAELDPRADFEDRPMPNEDLTKITLGNDPMKFTFVGTSLTPEYKESLESFLRENSDLFAWTSADMPGIDPSVITHKLALNPAARPIS, encoded by the coding sequence ATGGCTGATGTTCCCCCGCCCTCCCCATCCGAACTTTTAAGGATGGTGACCGAGCTTCAACAAGCAAACCAAAGAATGGCGGAGGACAACCAGAGAATGCAAAATCAAATTGCACAATTAGTACAAGCTCGCTTGGAACACAATGATAACAATCATGAGAATAATGAACGAACCCATGTTTCCGAGACACCACAAACTGACAATGAAGGAGATCATCACGATGAAGAGGGCCAGCCGGATAATGAGGACGAACGACCTGATAACTCAACGGGGCCGTTCACAGCAGACATAATGAATTTCCAACTTCCTAGACAATTCACCCTCCCGTCAACCCTAACCCCATATGATGGGCTGGGCGATCCAAAGCAGCATGTCAAGAAATTCCGATCTATCATGATCGTTAACGGTGCATCTGATCCAATTCTTTGTCGATGTTTTCCATCTTTTTTAGACGGACCTGCACTTGACTGGTTTTGTTCTTTGCCTGCAGATTCGATATCTCGCTTTCAGGAGTTAGCTGCCCAATTCGAAGATCATTTTGCAGCATCCGCAATATACCTCCATGACTCTGACTATTTGACGACCATCAAACAGGGACCGCAAGAAAGCTTGAAGGACTACATTACTCGGTTTACCAAGATAGCCATGAGGATCCCAGATCTCCACCCAGAAGTCCATCTCCACGCCATTAAAAGTGGCCTTCGTCCCGGAAAATTTCAGGAAACCATCGCCGTAACAAAGCCCAAAACTTTGGCCGAGTTCCGTGAAAAGGCCAAAGGTCAAATCGACGTTGAAGAACTCAGGCTGGCGAGGAGATCAGAAAAATCGGCCATCAATAAGGAGGATGATAAGAGCAGAGAGAGCAAGAAACCATTCAAGCCGGTCCCACGCTACGACTCCTACACTCAGTTCAACACAAAAAGAGATGACATTATCAAGGAGATTCTCAATTCTAAGTTGATAAAACCTCCACGCAAAGCAGGCAATTACCCAGAGCCAAAAGGACTTGACAGATCCAAGTATTGCACTTTTCATCAAAAGCACGGACACACGACTGATGAGTGCATCATCGCCAAAGATCTCCTCGAACGACTAGCAAGGCAAGGCCACCTGGACAAATTTATTTCAGGGCATATTCAGAAGAACACTCCTGCCCCAGACACGTCAACTGCAAACACCTCCGctaaagggaaagaaaaggCACCGTCCCAACCAAGAGGTGTAATAAATTGCATTTCAGGGGGCTACGCAGGAGGCGGCCACACAAGCTCGGCCCGAAAGCACACGTACCGAGCTATGTTGACGGTCGCAGACGGAATAAATGATTCCCAGCCGTTGATAGATGTCCCAGAGGTGACTTTTCGACCAACCGACTTTAACGGTGTCAGCAGCAACCTCGATGATCCAGTCGTAATCTCCATCCAGCTAGGAGACCTCATAGTAAAGAAAGTCTTACTCGATCTGGGAAGCAGTGCCGATGTCTTATTCCATACAACCTTCGAAAAGATGAAGCTGAGCAGTAATATACTACAACCATACTTCGGGGACCTGGTCGGATTTTCCGGAGAACGAGTTCCAGTACTTGGATCAGTGTGGTTACAAACCACACTCGGTGAGCAACAATTACATAAGACACAAGATATCCAATATCTAGTGGTCGATTGTTTTAgcccttataatatcattctgGGTAGaccttttttaaataaatttgcTGCAATCGTATCTACTATTCACCTTTGTGTCAAGTTTCCTGTGCAGGACAATCTCGTAGGTACAGTTCACGGCGACCTCCAGGAAGCCCGACAATGTTACAATATGAGCTTAAAGCCACCCAAAAGGCTCGGACGACAACAAGTTAATTCCATAAAATCCGAGCCAATAACGTCAGCCGAGTTAGACCCCCGAGCCGACTTTGAAGATCGGCCGATGCCAAACGAAGACTTGACGAAGATAACATTGGGCAATGATCCGATGAAGTTCACCTTCGTCGGCACTTCCCTCACTCCAGAATACAAGGAGAGCCTTGAAAGTTTCCTCCGAGAAAATTCCGACCTATTTGCATGGACTTCTGCTGACATGCCGGGAATAGATCCGTCGGTTATAACACACAAATTAGCATTAAACCCAGCAGCCCGACCAATCTCTTAG
- the LOC130963381 gene encoding uncharacterized protein LOC130963381, giving the protein MCVDFTDLNKACPKDAYPLPCIDTLVDNSCGYGTLSFMDAYSGYNQILMHPTDQEKTAFITENGNYCYNVMPFGLKNAGATYQRLMNKIFEQQIGRNIEVYVDDMVAKTKPGDSHIQDLAEIFGQIRRYNMRLNPEKCAFGVRGGKFLGFILTSRGIEANPEKCRAILDMHTPSTVKEVQRLTGRLAALSRFLPCLAPKSSKFFQCLKKNAKHFEWDQECEIAFKNIKEFLSKPPILQKPKYGEPLYIYLSITDFAISSALVTETDKKQQPVYFVSKTLQNAELRYPKLEKLALALVFSSRRLRPYFQSHTIIVRTEQPLRQVLSKPELAGRLIKWAIELSEFDIQYQPRGSIKSQYLVDFVAELTEPSSDAPSTGWTLFVDGASNPQGAGAGILLESSDGIVLEHSLRFSFKASNNQSEYEALIAGLRLASDLHITDLKVYCDSLLVVQQVNHSFQTKDPILLQYLDIVQQLLKNFLKINITHIPREQNHRADILSKLATTQAHTATLLQSTLDKPSIDVFTVFNTTNNDNWQYPYIQYLRSGLIPEEIQNKNKFRRHASHYTLLNDNLYRRGFSRPLLKCLNRADADLVLSEAHEGICGIHSGARSLSQKILRAGFYWPTIQEDSKRKVRTCENCQKHAPIIHLPAEHLHSSTISWPFDKWGIDILGPFPAAPRQVKYLVVAIDYFSKWIEAQPLARITSEQMINFVWKSIICRFGIPNHITTDNGRPFIDQSFKNFLQNLKIKQHFSSVEHPQSNGLAEAANKVILQALRKKLETVKGLWAELIPEILWAYNTTAHSTTKETPFRLVYGSEAMIPIEVSLGSMRTLAEEHNHARRAELDLIEEVQEAAAVRHRALQQQLSRRYGQKVHQRSFNKHDLVLRKTEQARRPPSHGKLAATWDGPYRVHEVLGRGAYKLEELDGTILPNTWNVGSLKRYYS; this is encoded by the coding sequence ATGTGCGTCGACTTCACTGATTTAAACAAAGCGTGTCCCAAGGACGCTTACCCTTTACCCTGTATTGATACTCTGGTTGATAACTCTTGTGGTTACGGCACCTTAAGTTTCATGGATGCATATTCTGGTTATAACCAGATTCTCATGCACCCaacagatcaagaaaaaacggCTTTCATAACTGAGAATGGTAATTACTGCTATAACGttatgccttttggtttaaagaatGCAGGGGCGACATATCAACGGTTAATGAACAAGATCTTCGAACAGCAGATAGGGAGGAACATAGAGGTTTATGTTGACGACATGGTCGCCAAAACCAAACCCGGAGACTCTCACATTCAGGACCTGGCCGAAATCTTCGGTCAAATACGGCGATATAATATGAGGTTAAATCCAGAGAAGTGTGCCTTCGGAGTCCGAGGAGGGAAGTTCCTCGGATTCATCCTCACAAGCCgaggaattgaagcaaatccagaaaAGTGTCGCGCAATACTCGACATGCACACTCCATCCACAGTCAAGGAAGTTCAGAGGCTAACAGGACGATTAGCCGCTCTTTCTAGATTTTTACCATGTTTGGCCCCTAAgtcttcaaaattttttcagtGCCTAAAAAAGAACGCAAAACATTTTGAATGGGATCAAGAGTGTGAAATAgctttcaaaaatataaaagaattcCTTTCAAAACCCCCTATACTGCAAAAACCAAAGTATGGTGAACCGTTGTATATATATTTGTCTATTACTGACTTTGCCATTAGCTCTGCTCTTGTAACAGAAACAGATAAGAAGCAACAGCCAGTATACTTTGTGAGCAAGACCTTGCAGAATGCCGAGCTTCGTTATCCAAAGCTGGAAAAGCTCGCCCTAGCTCTCGTATTCTCATCTAGGCGTCTTCGACCATATTTTCAAAGCCACACGATCATTGTCCGAACCGAGCAGCCTCTCCGACAAGTTCTGTCAAAACCCGAGCTGGCAGGAAGATTAATCAAATGGGCTATTGAATTGTCAGAATTTGACATTCAATACCAGCCGAGAGGGTCGATCAAATCCCAATACCTCGTCGACTTTGTCGCCGAGCTCACCGAACCAAGCTCCGACGCGCCAAGTACAGGATGGACCTTGTTTGTAGACGGAGCTTCCAACCCTCAAGGCGCTGGCGCCGGAATACTACTCGAGAGCTCAGATGGCATAGTTCTCGAGCATTCCCTCAGATTCTCATTCAAGGCCAGCAATAACCAATCTGAATACGAGGCCCTCATAGCAGGGCTCAGGTTAGCTAGCGATTTACATATCACCGATTTAAAGGTTTATTGCGATTCATTGTTAGTAGTTCAACAAGTAAACCACAGTTTTCAAACAAAGGACCCGATTTTATTGCAATACTTAGATATTGTCCAACAACTgctgaaaaattttttaaaaataaacattaCTCATATACCTAGAGAGCAGAACCATAGGGCAGATATTCTGTCAAAATTAGCAACCACACAAGCACACACCGCCACTCTATTACAGTCAACTCTAGACAAGCCGAGCATTGATGTATTTACTGTTTTTAACACAACTAATAATGACAATTGGCAATATCCTTACATCCAATATCTTCGTTCTGGTCTCATCCCAGaagagattcaaaataaaaataaattccGAAGGCACGCCTCCCATTATACATTGTTGAATGACAATCTTTATAGGCGAGGATTCTCTCGACCTTTGTTAAAATGTTTGAACAGGGCAGACGCCGACCTTGTGCTGTCCGAAGCCCACGAGGGCATTTGCGGAATACATTCTGGGGCACGAAGCCTGTCACAGAAAATCCTCCGAGCAGGTTTCTATTGGCCGACGATCCAAGAGGATAGCAAACGCAAAGTACGAACTTGTGAAAATTGTCAGAAGCATGCACCGATCATTCACCTGCCGGCAGAGCATCTGCATAGTTCGACGATAAGCTGGCCATTTGACAAATGGGGAATTGACATCCTAGGACCATTTCCCGCCGCTCCTAGACAGGTAAAATACCTGGTAGTCGCAATTGATTATTTTtccaaatggatagaagcacAACCTTTGGCTAGAATAACATCCGAACAAATGATAAACTTCGTTTGGAAAAGTATAATCTGCAGATTTGGTATACCTAATCACATTACAACTGACAATGGTCGACCGTTTATAGACCAAagttttaagaattttttgcaGAATCTGAAAATCAAACAACACTTCTCGTCTGTTGAACATCCGCAATCCAATGGATTAGCAGAAGCCGCCAATAAGGTCATCCTGCAGGCCCTACGCAAAAAGCTCGAGACTGTAAAAGGCCTATGGGCCGAACTCATCCCAGAAATACTATGGGCATATAATACTACAGCTCACTCGACAACAAAGGAAACCCCATTCCGTTTGGTATATGGGTCTGAAGCCATGATCCCCATAGAAGTATCATTAGGCTCAATGCGGACATTAGCAGAAGAACATAATCATGCTAGACGAGCCGAGCTTGACTTAATTGAAGAGGTCCAGGAAGCAGCAGCAGTCAGACACCGAGCATTACAGCAACAACTTAGCCGACGATATGGACAGAAAGTGCACCAAAGATCCTTCAATAAGCACGATTTAGTTCTCAGAAAGACCGAGCAAGCTCGCCGACCTCCCTCCCATGGGAAACTCGCGGCAACATGGGATGGCCCATACAGAGTACATGAAGTCCTCGGGAGAGGAGCATACAAGTTGGAAGAATTAGATGGCACTATACTCCCCAACACATGGAATGTTGGTTCCTTGAAACGATATTACAGTTAA